A segment of the Nitrospirota bacterium genome:
GTGCCCTCGGGGCACTGGCCATGCTTGCTGTTATTGTCGTCAGGGATGCCAGGCGTTATATCGAGAACTGGCAAAACGTCAGGCAGCAGAAAAAAGAATCCCGGCTTCAGGAATATTATACAAAGGGGCTGGATGCCCTTGTTGCTTTCAGGGAACAGGAGGCCGAGGAACACTTCAGCCGTATTATCCAGGAAGAGCCAAACCATATAAACAGTCTTCTCAGGCTGGGGGATTTAGCCTTCAATTCAGGAGATATAATAAAGGCAAAGGATTACTACATAAAGGCAAAAGAACTCAGCCCCAGAAACATCGAGATCCTGTTTTCCCTCGAGAAGGTTTTTGAGGCAGAGCAGAAGTGGCAGGAGGCCTTAAGATATCTTGATAATATCCTTGAAATAGATGAAGAGAGCCCTCTTGCTCTTTACCGTAAAAGAGATGCCTTTGAAAATATGAAACGGTGGGACTCGCTCCTTGATGTCCAGTACAAGATTCTCAAGAGCGAGCTGCCTGAGCGTGAGAAAGAGCGAGAACATAAAAACCTCATAGGGTATAAATATGAATTAGGGCGACACTACCTCGAGAGCGGCGATGTTGATAGAGCTAAAAAGCTCTTAAGGGCAGTTGTCAGGCAGGACAAGGATTTTATTCCGGCATATCTTGCCCTTGCTGAGGCCTATCTCAGGGATGGGGAAGTTGAAGAAGCTGAAGAACTTCTTACGAGGGGGTATGAGACGACTTCTTCACTTGTTTTCCTTGCAAGGCTTGAAGACCTTTTCATAGCCCTCGGAGAGCCAGGTAAGATTATAGGCCTGTATCAGAAGGCTGTTCAAAAAGATCCAAAAGATCAAAAACTTCAATTTTTCCTTGCAAAACTTTAT
Coding sequences within it:
- a CDS encoding tetratricopeptide repeat protein — translated: MGKFAIFLLIIFVAALGYLAILNKETVTMRFGPDSIYEIPKIALILFSSALGALAMLAVIVVRDARRYIENWQNVRQQKKESRLQEYYTKGLDALVAFREQEAEEHFSRIIQEEPNHINSLLRLGDLAFNSGDIIKAKDYYIKAKELSPRNIEILFSLEKVFEAEQKWQEALRYLDNILEIDEESPLALYRKRDAFENMKRWDSLLDVQYKILKSELPEREKEREHKNLIGYKYELGRHYLESGDVDRAKKLLRAVVRQDKDFIPAYLALAEAYLRDGEVEEAEELLTRGYETTSSLVFLARLEDLFIALGEPGKIIGLYQKAVQKDPKDQKLQFFLAKLYYRLEMIDDAYETVVSMDAGSLDYPDLHNLLGNIYQRRMQYDKAAEEFKKALKLKKLLLVPYCCNNCGYKSKDWSGRCPKCKRWDTFILDMDGSCKI